The nucleotide window tgcaattttttaaatattttattcaatttcaaacatatgttttcattttatttaagggaatgaaacaaatttaataacagGGATATTGTTTCTAAAATAAGATGGAAAAGTATGAAAGAATTGATTCTGCAAATTTCAATCCTCATAATTGGCACTACTGCAGcagaaacttcataattttgtatctGATTTTGACTTGCAACGCTAACCTAAGTGTAAGATACGTGTAACTATGTTCTTAAAGCCATTTATAGAACGATAACATTAtcaacaataatatttcaataatggCGGAAAAAACAAAAAGTATGAGCCATGTGAAACATATTCCAAAAGATGCTCAGGTTATAATGTCTATTATGAAGGATATGGGAATTACTGATTACGAACCGAAGGTTATAAATCAGTTACTTGAATTTACGTATCGTACGTATTATGTTTCtgcgatttatttaattttgtaaatgcattattgaaaatacttgttactctattttattaattcattaatttatactatttaaaatGAATCATAATATAaccttttttcaatttataggTTATGTTACTTGTATATTAGATGACAGTAGAATTTATGCAAATCATGCAAAAAAGAAATTCATCGATTTGGATGATGTTAGGTTGGCAGTTAAAATGCAGCTAGAGCGTACATTTACAAATCCACCGCCAAGAGATGTATTATTGGATGTAGCTCGTGCAAAAAATAATATACCATTACCGTTTGTAAAACCAAGTAATGGCTTGAGGCTACCACCTGATCGATATTGCTTAAAtgcaacaaattataaattaaagaatgCAACAAAAAAGGTAGTAGGAAAACCGTTGCATTCATTAGTAGGAAATAACATTCAAGGTGGTCAATCAAAGATTAAGGTGGAAGGAAACAAAACTGGTCTTTCCATTGTTAAAAGACCAGGTACACTTGCAACAGTTGCTAGAACCCAAACAATTTCAATACCAAAGcctgttttaaaattttcaacagGTAAGTCACTTATAtaactaaaatttaatataaactaaaatCTTGAAACCTCTTGATTCATAGATTCCTACAGAATCCTGCATTCCCAAACATTCATTCCTTCCATCCACATTTCACTGAGACCCCAAATATGTAAGACACAGGTTTTTTTAGTAGAAATATAAAAGAGGtagatgtaattttataaatttttagccACAACAGGACCAGCTACAGTAAAAGCACAAGTCTCTAAACCAAAAATACAAATCACATCTGGACAAACAATGCCTCCTGTTAAAATGGAAATAGAAGATTCCATGAAACGGAAGAGAGAAGATGATGATTATGACATTCCATAATGATAAACAAAAGATAcagaataaacttttattttatgtttctatTATAAGACACTGTCAGCCACACTGCTGCAGTGATGATTTTAATTCGAATGttacaaaaatgttcaaacatttgAAACCTTCTCACAGTCGATGCTGAACTTTTGAATAgcattgtacatttttaattcgAGAAATCAATGttaaacataattatatataagaaGATAATTCCATATATCttattaaagaagaaattattttcattattttcttattttttttaatctttcagGTAATCACCAAAGATATGTCTTCCTTAAATGTTTATCTTCaattcataataataaatttaataagttCCGTTTTACTTCATCGACGTTCACCTTTTGACTAAACTTTGTAAACTTTGGCAAAATATCATCCCCGTAAATAACATTAAGtcgcataaaaataaatattttattgattaatatttacacTATGAGAGTATTATGTATTCATTGTTcaacttcattttcttcttcttcttctttttcttcttcttcttcttcttcttcttcttcttcttcttctcctccttcatCGGCTGTTATTTCTTCCGCATCAGTTTCCCCTTCTGTTACCTCTCCAGGAGACGTTACATGCGCAGCGACCgcagatttttcaaattcatcttCAGCAGGACCTTCATCTTCAACTTCATAATCCGTTATTTCTGCGGGTTTAATTTCgtcatcatcttcttcttcatcctctcttatttgaactttttttgctTCATCTGAAGGAGCAGCTTCATCCTCAATTGGTTCTTCCTCTGACAtcccttttttctgtttttcttcatCCCCTGCTTCTCCAGTTGCCTCAAATAGCGGCTGCTCAATGTCTTCAACTTTTTCCGGTTTTTTCGTTTCCTTGCGACCCTTCACATCTTCTTCTCTAACACACTTCTTCCGGTGAACCGGTAGGAAGAGCTTAAATTCCTCCGGCAGATTGTCTTCCGAATAAAGCCTGTTGAAAAATGCGCTCATTATAGTTAAAATCATCaacaaaaataatcatttaaaaccTAATATtagtgaatttattattttatcttgaTGGAAACCTCGGTTGTTTTTTCGATCGTTAATTAGAGcagaatataattttgaattctagaataatttatattgcaatttattgtaatatagtaatttaaaaacatattaagtcaactgttttttttattatgatttcttttgcatataaaacacaaaaatagtttttctgaatattatttgttcctTATAGTGTATCAATAATGTAGAATAAGTTTCTCGTATAATGTTCAGTGTTCTGATTAGAATTTATTCTACTTATACTatctacaaataataatatatcactATTTGTTTTCCATCAATTTTACCATTTGCCAATTAGTAAATGAATCTATTGCAAATATCAAGGAAAATATCATAATTACGCTAATGTAAAAATTGTCAATGAAAATAGAGCAATGGTTCTCACCTGTCCGCAAAATAAATACGTCGAATTCGACAATTCGCGTGGATCTGAATGCGCGTAGTCTCAATGTAATTTGTGCCGTACGCTCTTCGCGTGAAGTCTGCCAGATTAAATTGAATCTGATTCCAACCACCTGACAGACCGATCGGCATCGACGTGCAGAAGGGTTTAACGCGTGTAGTACTTTGGAAATTGCTCATTCGGAATCTCCTATGCATATTTTTGTCGTCTAAAAtctataatgtttaaaaatatattaagataAGTACACTTATTTCAAAATGAATCAATTCAACGATATCAGAAATGGTATAAATCACTTTTTATCAATGtttcaagaataaaaatgaGTAATTATTTCGATAATTGCTTTAATAAATCGCATAGCTTTATCAAcgtagatatttttaaaaagaaattggcTTGTATTGTTTCTGATTCTATCAAGAGTTTGTCTCATTAACACTTAAGCATCTAGCAATTACGGAATATAAAATACGCCAAATACCggacgttttatataattatttaatgaaaattaattctgtTTCGGTATATTGAGAAGCAATCGATTTGAAAAGTGTACGCAATATTATGGTTatcacattaaaaatattttattttacgagTTGTAAATTAAGAAAGTTTATAGAAAAAACATGCTACTTTGTTCAACTTTACAGAATAAAAACGGATAGTCGGGTGTTGAAgtgttaattagaaatatagtatttcaatataataattacgcAAGTGAATGTTAATACG belongs to Nomia melanderi isolate GNS246 chromosome 12, iyNomMela1, whole genome shotgun sequence and includes:
- the Taf9 gene encoding TBP-associated factor 9; this encodes MAEKTKSMSHVKHIPKDAQVIMSIMKDMGITDYEPKVINQLLEFTYRYVTCILDDSRIYANHAKKKFIDLDDVRLAVKMQLERTFTNPPPRDVLLDVARAKNNIPLPFVKPSNGLRLPPDRYCLNATNYKLKNATKKVVGKPLHSLVGNNIQGGQSKIKVEGNKTGLSIVKRPGTLATVARTQTISIPKPVLKFSTATTGPATVKAQVSKPKIQITSGQTMPPVKMEIEDSMKRKREDDDYDIP
- the LOC116426096 gene encoding uncharacterized protein LOC116426096 isoform X2, with translation MFRNKYQQGLLSVLYSCGSSPLEIWDMHILDDKNMHRRFRMSNFQSTTRVKPFCTSMPIGLSGGWNQIQFNLADFTRRAYGTNYIETTRIQIHANCRIRRIYFADRLYSEDNLPEEFKLFLPVHRKKCVREEDVKGRKETKKPEKVEDIEQPLFEATGEAGDEEKQKKGMSEEEPIEDEAAPSDEAKKVQIREDEEEDDDEIKPAEITDYEVEDEGPAEDEFEKSAVAAHVTSPGEVTEGETDAEEITADEGGEEEEEEEEEEEEEKEEEEENEVEQ
- the LOC116426096 gene encoding cilia- and flagella-associated protein 20 isoform X1 produces the protein MFRNKYQQGLLSVLYSCGSSPLEIWDMHVKNGYIRRVTDEEVKSLALEIAGTNVTTTYIFTPPNPKKALGIRLPFLIMIIKNMKKYFTFEITILDDKNMHRRFRMSNFQSTTRVKPFCTSMPIGLSGGWNQIQFNLADFTRRAYGTNYIETTRIQIHANCRIRRIYFADRLYSEDNLPEEFKLFLPVHRKKCVREEDVKGRKETKKPEKVEDIEQPLFEATGEAGDEEKQKKGMSEEEPIEDEAAPSDEAKKVQIREDEEEDDDEIKPAEITDYEVEDEGPAEDEFEKSAVAAHVTSPGEVTEGETDAEEITADEGGEEEEEEEEEEEEEKEEEEENEVEQ